From a single Raphanus sativus cultivar WK10039 chromosome 3, ASM80110v3, whole genome shotgun sequence genomic region:
- the LOC108844225 gene encoding acyl-lipid omega-3 desaturase (cytochrome b5), endoplasmic reticulum: protein MVVAMDQRTNVNGDARARKEEGFDPSAQPPFKIGDIRAAIPKHCWVKSPLRSMSYVVRDICAVAALAIAAVYIDSWFLWPLYWVAQGTLFWAIFVLGHDCGHGSFSDIPLLNSVVGHILHSFILVPYHGWRLSHRTHHQNHGHVENDESWVPLPEKLYKNLPHSTRMLRYTVPLPMLAYPIYLWYRSPGKEGSHFNPYSGLFAPSERKLIATSTSCWSVMLAILIYLSFLVGPVTVLKVYGVPYIIFVMWLDAVTYLHHHGHDEKLPWYRGKEWSYLRGGLTTIDRDYGIFNNIHHDIGTHVIHHLFPQIPHYHLVDATKAAKHVLGRYYREPKTSGAIPIHLVESLVASIKKDHYVSDTGDIVFYETDPDLYVYASVKSKIN from the exons ATGGTTGTTGCTATGGACCAACGTACCAATGTGAACGGAGATGCCAGGGCCCGAAAGGAAGAAGGGTTTGATCCAAGCGCACAACCGCCGTTTAAGATCGGGGACATAAGGGCTGCGATTCCTAAGCATTGTTGGGTGAAAAGTCCTTTGAGATCTATGAGCTACGTCGTCAGAGACATTTGCGCCGTCGCGGCTTTGGCCATTGCCGCCGTGTATATTGATAGCTGGTTCCTCTGGCCTCTCTACTGGGTCGCTCAAGGAACCCTTTTCTGGGCCATCTTTGTCCTCGGCCACGACTG TGGACATGGGAGTTTCTCAGACATTCCTCTGCTGAATAGTGTGGTTGGCCATATTCTTCATTCCTTCATCCTCGTTCCTTATCATGGGTG GAGACTAAGCCATCGGACACACCACCAGAACCATGGCCATGTTGAAAACGACGAGTCTTGGGTTCCG TTACCAGAAAAGTTATACAAGAATTTACCCCACAGTACTCGGATGCTCAGATACACTGTCCCTCTCCCCATGCTCGCTTACCCTATATATCTG TGGTACAGAAGTCCTGGAAAAGAAGGGTCACATTTTAACCCATACAGTGGTTTATTTGCTCCAAGCGAGAGAAAGCTTATTGCAACTTCAACTTCTTGCTGGTCCGTAATGTTGGCTATTCTTATCTATCTTTCTTTCCTCGTTGGTCCAGTCACAGTTCTCAAAGTATACGGTGTACCATACATC aTCTTTGTGATGTGGTTGGACGCTGTCACTTACTTGCATCACCACGGTCATGATGAGAAGTTGCCTTGGTACAGAGGCAAG GAATGGAGTTACCTACGTGGAGGATTAACAACTATTGATAGAGATTACGGAATTTTCAACAACATTCATCACGATATTGGAACTCACGTGATCCATCATCTTTTCCCACAAATCCCTCACTATCACTTGGTCGATGCT ACAAAAGCAGCTAAACATGTGTTGGGAAGATATTACAGAGAACCAAAGACGTCAGGAGCAATTCCGATCCACTTGGTGGAGAGTTTGGTAGCAAGTATTAAGAAGGATCATTACGTCAGTGACACTGGTGACATAGTCTTCTATGAAACGGATCCAGATCTCTACGTTTATGCTTCAGTCAAATCGAAAATCAATTAA